CCGGTAAAGGCCATAACTTCCTCAAGCGTCGAGTTACCGTAGTATTTCAGGCCATATTCTCCAGCCATTTCGTCGAGGGCGGTTTTTATCTCTGGATAAGGTCTTCCAAGCTCCATCACCCAGTGGTTCCCCCTGCAAAGATTTGCCACGTCCCCGACAACATCTTCCAAGAAGTGGTCTTCTGGAACGTAAACCGCGCTCCCGTTCTCAGTAATAAAGGGCTTCTCAAGGCCCCAAGCGTTGAGGTAGTACTCAACCTCAAATCGAGTTTTAGAGGTGTTAATAACGATTTCATAGCCCCGCCTAGTTAGCTCGCTTATCACCGGCCCGGCCTTCTCTGGGGAATAATCCTCCCCAAGGAGTGTTCCGTCGAGGTCGAGGAAGATAACCCTCATGCTCACACCTCGAACTTGAGCAGGGTTTCGGCCTCATCATCGAGCGTTTTCATCCACTCCCCAACGTCTATGCCCTCAACGGGGGGCATCACCTTCGGCCTCGGTGGTTCCTCGTTTTCTTTGAGAAGCCCATGGATGCGCAGTTCGTTAAGGATTCTCTCCTTCAACCCCTCGGTTGCCAGCTCGGAGTGGTATATCGTCCCGAGGGAGCTTAGAATCATTTCCCTGACGTGTTCCTTTCCCTTGTCCTCGTGGAGGTGCGGGTTGAGCGTCTCAATCTGAAAGACCTCAACGCCCTGGTCGTAGATATCCTCCCTTCCAACGCCCCACCGGCCGAAGGTCTCGAAGAGGTAAACGAGCTCGTAGGGTTCTATAGCATAACCTGTGGCGAAGGGCATTACCTCGGCGAGCTTTATGCTCATCGCGTGCTCGCCGGAGTTTCCGGTCGCTATTATGTTGGTCTCGAAGTTAGTTGCAACTCCGAAGAGGGCGTTCATGTAGCGGTTGGTAATCTCGCTCACGCGACCCCACTTCTTGAAGTAGAGGCCTTTCGTTGTGACCTTCGGCTTGTGACGCCAGCTCAACCGAACCATCGAGTAGTCGCTCTCGCTCATGAGAAAACCTGCGGCGTAGTCCTTGACGTACTCGTTCACCGACCCGGGTATGTAGTTGTCGGCATCAACAAAACCAACGTACTTTGCCCCGATGGCCTTAGCAAGAAGCAGGCCTATCAGCATGCCTTCGCCCTTACCGCTCCGCACCGAGTCTCCCTCGAGTATGTGGGTGTATCCAACCTTTTTGAAGGCCTCTGCCAGGCCAGGGTCCTTCTGGTGGACCATGATTATTCTCGAGCGAGTTAGGTTGTAAAAGTGCTTGACGAGGTCAACCTCCTGCTTGAAGAGGTTCGGACCTTCTCTCTTGCTGTTCGAGACTATGATTATGGGGCACTGGTGGGGAATCGCCTTGAGGACGCCGTCAACCAGCTGAAGCTTCTCATCCTTCATCGGAACGACTATGGCTATGTCCTCAAGAATTCGATAGATGTCCTCACTCGGGACGTTCCTGACGGTGAACGTTCCCACATCTTTAGTCTCGCTATCGAGCTTGATGACCTTCTGGACCTCGTATATCTCCACCGCCCCAAAGAGCTCCTTATAAACCGGTGCCTCCAGTAGCAAGGCATCACCTCCAAAATCGAATTTTCAGGAACCAGATAAGGTGAAGAAAATTAAAAGGTTACCCATTCTTCAATGCAAACTCTCCAACGAAGGCAGAACTTGAAATAGTGTCCCCGATTCCGACGGTTGATTTGGGCTTCTCGACGATTTTAGTCGGAACGAAGGCCAGCTGGTAGCCATCCACCTCGGTTAGGCCTTTCTCCATCCCATACTCCCTGGCAAGGGCCTCTTCAACCGGTTTGGCCTTCTCGTTGACAGGAACATCCATTGCTTTGGCGATATCGTCTATCGAGCGGACATCACCGAGCTTCGCCTTTGCAGCAGCGGCTAAAGCCGCGAAGAGAAGTGCATCTCTAACGAACTCGCCTTTGTAGTCTGTCAGCGCGAGGTAGTAGCCGTAGGTGTGGAAGTGTATCCTCCTAACTCCTGTCTTCTCGGCGAGCTTGAGCATGGCCTCGGTGACGGCAACCGGGTCAACGGGGTCATTGGTGAGGAGCTTCTCGGCCAGACATTTCTCGCCAATAGCCTCCATAATCGAGGCCAGCTCGACCTCGTTTAAACCAACACTCCAAAAGTTGCCGAGAAGGTCAAGGATAGCTTTCCTGACAGTCTCATCGGGGGTGAAGGCGAACTCTAGATGGGCGGGAACGTTTCTATCGTTGAGAACTTCAAGGTGTCCCCTTATCGTCTCGAAGGGCTCGCGGTAGTTATCCTTCGTCAACGCCTGAAGGCCGCTCACTATGGCGAGGTTCACGCTTCTGGCTATCTCCTCAAAGCTTTTCCGGAACTCGTCGCGGATGAACAGGGTCGTGGTGTAGTCGTCTGCCGAGCCTATGAAGCGGTTTTCCCTTGGCGCTTTGAAGTCAAAAACCCTAAAGCCCCTCGAGAACTCGTAGATGAAGTGTATGCAACTCTCCTCGTCAGCGTTGAATTCCTTTGGATGAACAAGCCTGAGTTGACCGTTTTCAATCTTCGGAACGTATATCGACCCGTCCTTGAACAAACCGGCCTGGAGCCTCGAAATCTGGGGGACGTGAGCTATTACCGGAACGCCGTAAACACCGCCGAGGAGGTTAGCCATGATTCCTACCTGACCGCCCATCCTCAGCTCGTTCCAGCCCCAGCGCTTCATGTAGAACCTGACGGGACAGCTCTCGACGAAGAGCTCAGCCGCTTTTCCGCGCTTGACACTCCACAGGATTGAGCCAAGCAGTTGTTGAACGCTCCTTATCTTCTCCGGGAGCTCATTGGAGTAGCGGAGAACTTCTTCCTTTCCGGCTTTCTCAATCCTATCCTTAAGGTCCCCTGAGTTCAGGTACTTTATCGCGTCAATGTTGGTGTTGTAGGCCAGCAAAACCCTTCCGGTGTTTCCAATCCTTTCATTGATTTTCTCGAAGGCAGAAGCGTAAAGCCCGTCCCACATAATGTATCACCGAGAGTGAAAAATAAAGGGGACTAATAAGGGTTTCGCTCACTTCCAGCGCGGGTTGTCGACGAGCTTGACTTCCCCATCTTCCTCAACGACGAGCTTGGCGAAGCCCTTCTCCTTTATCGAGCCGTAGTCGTGGCCCGCATCCGCCGGATACACAGCGAGGAAGACGAAGGGCTCGTCGCCGGTGTTAACCGTCCTGTGGGCCCAGTAGGGAGGGACGTAAACAACCGTTCCCGGCTCCATAGGGACCCATTCCACCTCGCCTTCCGGCGTCTGGAGGAGCATTCCGCCCCTGCCCTTCAAAGCATAGTAAATTTCCGCCCTGTCTGGCTTGGCATGATAGTGACCCTTCGTGAAGAAGAACTCCTTTCCGACCTTGCCCGGGTAGAGAACCGTCGTGGCGAAGTTGAGGTCACCCCCCTTTTCCTCCTGCTCTATGGCATAGACCTCGTAAACTATCGGGTCCTCCTTGAGGAGCTCCTCGTAGGCCTTCTCATCGTAGAAATAGCCCCTCATATCGCTGAGCCTTCTAACGAGCTTTTTTGCTCCCGGAATGACACCATTCTCCTCTATTCTAACACCAAAAGGTTTCTTGTACTCCATGACAACCACCAAAGAAAATCCACCTTAGATTATTTAACCTTTCCCCGGGTTATCACCGGGAGTGACGTCACTCCTTTGGACGAACCTCAATCTTCTTTCCTATCACGAGCTCGGCTGCTTTAACCGCGGAACCACCGCTTCCCACGGCAATCCTGACCTTGTCGGCCGGAACGTAAACGATAATCTTGTCGTCGGTTTCCTCGATGTCGAGTATTTCCACGTTCAGCATCTTCTCAAGCCTGTCCCTCATAGCCAATCCCCACGGACTTTTCGCACTTTTACATATAAAAGTAACGTCCGTTGAGGAGTCTCTCTATTCCAGGCTTGTGGCCAAGGCCCACAACGGCAACAACCTTCGGCTTCTTGACCCCCGCCGAAAGAAGGGAATCAACTATCGCCATCAGGTTCCTCGCCATTATCTCGTTTCTTTCCTCAACCAGGACGCGGTAGAGGTATGGATACCTGTGCTTGAATTCAACCATCATGGCCCTGTACTCCTCAAGAGGGTCGCCCAGCTCTGTCCTTCCCAGAGGAAGGAAAACGCTCAGCCCTTCGAGGGTCATGAGAAGCTTCTCCCTCAGCGGGGCCGAGGCTATTTTGGCCAGGATTAGGTTAATGTCCTCGTCAATGAGGTAAAGCGGAATCCCCAGAGAGCGGGAAACCTCTATAGCAGTTCTCATTTCCTCTCCGGGTGACATTCCAAAGGTTTCCCCCAGTTTCTCCTCGACCTTCGCAAGGGCGTAGTTTATAATTCCCCTCCTCCCAAGCCTGAGGGAATCCTGGAGCGTCAGCTCGACGTTTGTTTCCATCGCCAGAAACCTAGCTCGGTCAAGTTCAACGGCAACGGCGTGAGGCCTTTCGTTGATTATAATCCTTGCAACCTCATCCCTGCTTTTTGGGGAGACGTGCATCGTGCCCACGATTTTGACGTAGCGGAGGTAGTTCATGGCCCATCACCCAGAGCGTTCCCAAGTTGCCATTTTCCCGATTTGTAGGTTAGGACATCAAAGTCCCTTGGGACAATAAAGTTCACGCCGAGTTTTTTGCATATCTCCGCCGATGTCCTGAGGTATTCCTCATAGGTGTAGCGGAATGCCCTGTGGAAGAGCACGAGGAGCTTCACCCTGGCTTTTCTCGCTATCTCACAGGCCTCTTCCACCGTTGAATGGTAGCTCTCGCCCCTGTCCTCGGGGGAAAGGTAAGTGGCGTCGTGGATCAGCAAATCTGCCCTCTCGGAGAAGAGTTTTACCCTATCGGACGGCTCTGTGTCACCGGTGTAGACCACCTTGAGTCCCTTCCTCCTCGGTCCCGTAACGTCCTCAAGGTGGACAACCCTTCCATTAACCTCTACCCTTCCTTCCCTCTCAAGTATTCCAAGTATTGGCCCGGGTTTGAGTCCAACCTCGGCCAGCTTCTCCGGTAGAAACTTCCCGCGTCTGTCCTTCTCCTTAAAGACGTAGCCGAGGGCCGGAATCCCGTGCTCTACCTTAAAGCTCCAGATTTCGTAGTCCCCAAACCTTAGCCTCGTCTCTCCGAGCTCATGGACGTGTATATCAAAGCCCGGCCTAAAGAACCCGCTGTTTAGGAAATTCTGGAGGAACTCAAAGGTGTACTTAGGCCCGTAGATGTGGAGGGGCCTTTCCCTGTTCCAGAGGTTCATCGTCTGAATCAGACCGCCGAGGCCGAGGTAGTGGTCGCCGTGGAAGTGTGTTATGAATATCTTGTCAACCCTCATCGGACTGAGCTTCGCGGTGTTCATCTGCCGTATTGTACCTTCTCCAGCGTCGAAGAGGATTATCTCGCCTTTATAGCGGAGCGCTACCGCTGGTACGTTCCGTTCACGGGTTGGCATTATACCACCGGTTCCGAGGAAAAAGACTTCAAGCATGTTTTAGGACTCTCATTTGAGGTTAAAAATGTAGCCAAACGGTTAAATACTTCGGCGCGTTAGAGACGGAGGGGTGAAAACATGGAGGAGATTTTAAAGGCCATCGAGGAGAAGAACTGCGAAAAGCTCAGGAGGCTCCTCTACTACAGGGTTGACGACCTCAGCGATGAAGAGTTGAAAGAAATCCTTGGGAAGGCTGAAAAGCTGGCAAAGGATTGCAAAGACTGGGAACTTTACAAGCTCGTGCTATACTACTACCACGAGATACTCAACGAGGATAGGATTTCAGAGTTTGAGAAGCTCGCAAAGGAGAGTGATGACTTCGAGCTCAAGTTCCACCTGGCTGACCTTTATTACCTCATCGGCGAACTCGAAAAGAGCCTTGAACTGTTCAGGACACTCCTGGAGGAAGAAGTAGCGAAAGGCAACGTCGAACACGCCGCGCGGATATACTACAGCATGGCGATGATTCACGAGGAACTTCAGGAGTACGAGAAGGCCCTTGAGCTAATCGAGAAGGCCAAAGAACTCTACGAAGAGCTTGGAGACGAGAGAAAAATCCTGAGGATTGAGATTTACAGGGGCTACGTAACCTTTGAGGCAGGAGACACATACAAGGGCAAGGCAATAATAGCAGGAGTACTGCCAAAGGCCCTCAACGACAACGAGCTTCTGGTTGAGGCACACCTAAGCTTTGAGGAAATCTTCGAGGAGGAAGAGAACTACGATGCCGCCCTGCAGGAGTGCCTTTACGCCCTCATAAGGGCAAAGGGGACCGACTACGAGGACATAGCCTTCGGCTCCCTGATGGACGTCCTGTGGCAACTCTTCCTGGATGATGACTTCGAGACGGTTTACCTGAACATTGATATGTTCATCAATGCATTCCCGGACATGAAGGAATTCTTTGAGGCGGTCAAGGCATTGGCACTCTTCAAGGACGGCAAGATTGAGGAAGAAGAAGCCAAGAAGGCCGTTGAGAAGGTCAAGGACCCAAGACTTCTAGAGATGCTCGAACTACTTGGTGAGGCCGAGCTCTAAAGGGGAACTATAACCGGTACTCCCCTTATTTCTCCCATCTCAACCTTAACTCCATAAACTTCCTCGAATAGCTCATCACTCAGAACTTCGAGACCACCGTCGGCAACAATCCTCCCGTTTCTCATGAATACGAACCTTTTAGCGAAGCGCAGGGCAAGGTTAACGTCGTGCATGACCATTACCACAGTCTTCCCTTCCCTTGAGAGCTCCCTCACGAGTCTCATAACTTCGAGCTGACTCCTTAAGTCGAGATTGTTGGTGGGCTCGTCCATAAGTAGAACTTCAGGCTCTTGGGCGAGCGCCCTCGCTATGCTAACCTTCTGCAGTTCACCACCACTGATTTCGTTCGTCCTTTTGAGGGCCAGCTCCTCGATACCAAGCCTTTTCAGAGCTTCTTTCACAATCCTCAAGTCGTTCTCGGATGGCGTCAGCCCCATGTAAGGCCTTCTGCCGAGAAGAACCGTGTCAAAGACCGTCAGAAAACCCGGCTCCGTTCGCTGGGGAACGTACGCGAGAATTCTGGAAAGTTCGCGCTGTGAGTAATCGTGGAGAGGCCTGCCCTTGATAAAGACTCCCCCGCATCTCAGAATTCCGGCCAGACAGCGTAAAAGGGTGCTCTTTCCAGCACCGTTTGGGCCGAGGATTGCAACAAACTCACTTTTTCCAATCTCAAGGCCTATTCCCTTTAGAACTTCCCGCCCGCCGTAAGAGAAGCGAAGGTTCTCCCCCTTAATCATCTCCTTCCCTCCATCTTCACGAGAAGGTATATAAACGTCGGTGCACCGAGGAAGGACGTTATAACCCCCACCGGAAGGTTCATCGGTGAAACTATGAGTCTCGCAACGGTATCTGCTGAAACCAAAAGCAGAGCTCCAGCTAAAGCGGAGAGCGGAATCAGCGAGCGATAGTCACCCCCTGCTATTAGCCTCATTGAATGGGGTGCTATGAGCCCAATAAAGCCGATAACTCCTACAAATGCAACGGTAACCGATGTTACAAAGGCCGCTAGGAGCGTTCCAATCAACCGCTCCCTCTCAATGTTTACCCCGATGCTCTTCGCAACCTCAT
The genomic region above belongs to Thermococcus sp. and contains:
- the mpgP gene encoding mannosyl-3-phosphoglycerate phosphatase; amino-acid sequence: MRVIFLDLDGTLLGEDYSPEKAGPVISELTRRGYEIVINTSKTRFEVEYYLNAWGLEKPFITENGSAVYVPEDHFLEDVVGDVANLCRGNHWVMELGRPYPEIKTALDEMAGEYGLKYYGNSTLEEVMAFTGLPEGLARLAMMREYSETIFRWKKPGFEGELLKIGLKTTRGTRFMGVTGNTDKGRGAKVLLSLYSSLGKVESYAVGDGENDFPLFDVVDKAFIVGDLSHPKATNISSIEELLEVIP
- the mpgS gene encoding mannosyl-3-phosphoglycerate synthase; its protein translation is MLLEAPVYKELFGAVEIYEVQKVIKLDSETKDVGTFTVRNVPSEDIYRILEDIAIVVPMKDEKLQLVDGVLKAIPHQCPIIIVSNSKREGPNLFKQEVDLVKHFYNLTRSRIIMVHQKDPGLAEAFKKVGYTHILEGDSVRSGKGEGMLIGLLLAKAIGAKYVGFVDADNYIPGSVNEYVKDYAAGFLMSESDYSMVRLSWRHKPKVTTKGLYFKKWGRVSEITNRYMNALFGVATNFETNIIATGNSGEHAMSIKLAEVMPFATGYAIEPYELVYLFETFGRWGVGREDIYDQGVEVFQIETLNPHLHEDKGKEHVREMILSSLGTIYHSELATEGLKERILNELRIHGLLKENEEPPRPKVMPPVEGIDVGEWMKTLDDEAETLLKFEV
- a CDS encoding ADP-specific glucokinase, giving the protein MMWDGLYASAFEKINERIGNTGRVLLAYNTNIDAIKYLNSGDLKDRIEKAGKEEVLRYSNELPEKIRSVQQLLGSILWSVKRGKAAELFVESCPVRFYMKRWGWNELRMGGQVGIMANLLGGVYGVPVIAHVPQISRLQAGLFKDGSIYVPKIENGQLRLVHPKEFNADEESCIHFIYEFSRGFRVFDFKAPRENRFIGSADDYTTTLFIRDEFRKSFEEIARSVNLAIVSGLQALTKDNYREPFETIRGHLEVLNDRNVPAHLEFAFTPDETVRKAILDLLGNFWSVGLNEVELASIMEAIGEKCLAEKLLTNDPVDPVAVTEAMLKLAEKTGVRRIHFHTYGYYLALTDYKGEFVRDALLFAALAAAAKAKLGDVRSIDDIAKAMDVPVNEKAKPVEEALAREYGMEKGLTEVDGYQLAFVPTKIVEKPKSTVGIGDTISSSAFVGEFALKNG
- a CDS encoding glucose-6-phosphate isomerase — encoded protein: MEYKKPFGVRIEENGVIPGAKKLVRRLSDMRGYFYDEKAYEELLKEDPIVYEVYAIEQEEKGGDLNFATTVLYPGKVGKEFFFTKGHYHAKPDRAEIYYALKGRGGMLLQTPEGEVEWVPMEPGTVVYVPPYWAHRTVNTGDEPFVFLAVYPADAGHDYGSIKEKGFAKLVVEEDGEVKLVDNPRWK
- a CDS encoding KH domain-containing protein, producing MRDRLEKMLNVEILDIEETDDKIIVYVPADKVRIAVGSGGSAVKAAELVIGKKIEVRPKE
- a CDS encoding TraB/GumN family protein, with translation MNYLRYVKIVGTMHVSPKSRDEVARIIINERPHAVAVELDRARFLAMETNVELTLQDSLRLGRRGIINYALAKVEEKLGETFGMSPGEEMRTAIEVSRSLGIPLYLIDEDINLILAKIASAPLREKLLMTLEGLSVFLPLGRTELGDPLEEYRAMMVEFKHRYPYLYRVLVEERNEIMARNLMAIVDSLLSAGVKKPKVVAVVGLGHKPGIERLLNGRYFYM
- a CDS encoding ribonuclease Z, which translates into the protein MLEVFFLGTGGIMPTRERNVPAVALRYKGEIILFDAGEGTIRQMNTAKLSPMRVDKIFITHFHGDHYLGLGGLIQTMNLWNRERPLHIYGPKYTFEFLQNFLNSGFFRPGFDIHVHELGETRLRFGDYEIWSFKVEHGIPALGYVFKEKDRRGKFLPEKLAEVGLKPGPILGILEREGRVEVNGRVVHLEDVTGPRRKGLKVVYTGDTEPSDRVKLFSERADLLIHDATYLSPEDRGESYHSTVEEACEIARKARVKLLVLFHRAFRYTYEEYLRTSAEICKKLGVNFIVPRDFDVLTYKSGKWQLGNALGDGP
- a CDS encoding tetratricopeptide repeat protein, with the protein product MEEILKAIEEKNCEKLRRLLYYRVDDLSDEELKEILGKAEKLAKDCKDWELYKLVLYYYHEILNEDRISEFEKLAKESDDFELKFHLADLYYLIGELEKSLELFRTLLEEEVAKGNVEHAARIYYSMAMIHEELQEYEKALELIEKAKELYEELGDERKILRIEIYRGYVTFEAGDTYKGKAIIAGVLPKALNDNELLVEAHLSFEEIFEEEENYDAALQECLYALIRAKGTDYEDIAFGSLMDVLWQLFLDDDFETVYLNIDMFINAFPDMKEFFEAVKALALFKDGKIEEEEAKKAVEKVKDPRLLEMLELLGEAEL
- a CDS encoding ABC transporter ATP-binding protein, with the translated sequence MIKGENLRFSYGGREVLKGIGLEIGKSEFVAILGPNGAGKSTLLRCLAGILRCGGVFIKGRPLHDYSQRELSRILAYVPQRTEPGFLTVFDTVLLGRRPYMGLTPSENDLRIVKEALKRLGIEELALKRTNEISGGELQKVSIARALAQEPEVLLMDEPTNNLDLRSQLEVMRLVRELSREGKTVVMVMHDVNLALRFAKRFVFMRNGRIVADGGLEVLSDELFEEVYGVKVEMGEIRGVPVIVPL